A stretch of Aerococcaceae bacterium zg-252 DNA encodes these proteins:
- the pyk gene encoding pyruvate kinase gives MKKTKIICTLGPATNTKEKMVELINAGMNVARFNFSHGSHEEHRERFNNLKAAREETGRLNTAILLDTKGPEIRTNDMENNYVELVRGNTVRISMTEVLGNADKFSVTYSELINDVVPGNHILLDDGLVDLLVTEIDKANGEIVTEIQNTGVLKSKKGVNVPNVSVNLPGITAKDEADIRFGVQEGIDFIAASFVRRASDVMEIRAILEQEGDPKVKIISKIENQEGVDNIDEILAVSDGIMVARGDLGVEIPTHEVPIVQKYIIKKCNEAGKPVVTATQMLDSMQRNPRPTRAEAGDVANAIFDGTDAVMLSGETAAGDFPIEAVKTMAAICVRTEAALVGQDAFALKRYDQGDMTEAIGQAVGHTARNLGIETIVAATSSGHTALMISKYRPNASIVAATFDAATARRLSVSWGVEAFVINRPGSTDHMIDLATDLVQEKGYVTEGDLIIITAGVPVGEAGTTNLMKIQVIGTQLAKGEGVGQDHFIGKAIIAEDAATANEAATIGSVLVTRLTDKDFAPALEKVGAIVTEEGGITSHAAVIGLERGIPVIVSAKGALSAIENGELITVDARRGLVYRGATISI, from the coding sequence ATGAAAAAAACAAAAATTATTTGTACATTAGGACCAGCAACAAATACAAAAGAGAAAATGGTGGAGTTAATCAATGCGGGAATGAACGTAGCACGTTTCAACTTCTCACATGGTAGCCACGAAGAACACCGTGAACGTTTTAATAACTTAAAAGCTGCTCGTGAAGAAACAGGTCGTTTAAATACAGCGATTTTATTAGATACAAAAGGACCTGAAATTCGTACAAATGACATGGAAAATAACTATGTTGAATTAGTACGTGGTAATACTGTTCGTATCTCAATGACAGAAGTATTAGGTAATGCAGACAAATTCTCTGTTACATACTCTGAATTAATTAACGATGTTGTGCCTGGAAATCACATTTTATTAGATGACGGTTTAGTTGATTTATTAGTAACTGAAATTGATAAAGCAAATGGTGAAATCGTAACAGAAATTCAAAATACTGGTGTATTAAAATCTAAAAAAGGTGTTAACGTACCAAATGTATCAGTAAACTTACCAGGTATCACTGCAAAAGATGAAGCAGATATTCGTTTTGGTGTACAAGAAGGAATCGATTTCATCGCAGCATCATTTGTTCGTCGTGCAAGTGACGTTATGGAAATCCGTGCGATTTTAGAACAAGAAGGCGATCCAAAAGTTAAAATCATCTCTAAAATCGAAAACCAAGAAGGTGTCGATAATATCGACGAAATTTTAGCAGTATCTGACGGTATCATGGTTGCTCGTGGTGACTTAGGGGTTGAAATTCCAACTCATGAAGTGCCAATCGTACAAAAATATATTATTAAAAAATGTAACGAAGCAGGTAAACCAGTTGTAACAGCAACTCAAATGTTAGACTCTATGCAACGCAACCCACGTCCAACTCGTGCAGAAGCAGGGGACGTTGCTAACGCTATCTTCGACGGTACAGATGCTGTAATGTTATCAGGTGAAACAGCAGCCGGAGATTTCCCAATTGAAGCTGTTAAAACAATGGCAGCTATCTGTGTTCGTACAGAAGCAGCTTTAGTAGGTCAAGACGCATTTGCTTTAAAACGTTATGACCAAGGTGATATGACAGAAGCAATTGGTCAAGCAGTTGGTCATACAGCTCGTAACTTAGGTATTGAAACAATCGTTGCAGCGACTTCATCAGGTCATACTGCTTTAATGATTTCTAAGTACCGTCCAAACGCATCAATCGTGGCTGCAACATTTGATGCTGCAACAGCACGTCGTTTATCTGTATCTTGGGGTGTTGAAGCATTTGTTATCAATCGTCCTGGTTCAACTGACCACATGATTGATTTAGCAACTGATTTAGTTCAAGAAAAAGGTTATGTTACAGAAGGTGATTTAATTATCATCACTGCAGGTGTACCTGTTGGTGAAGCTGGAACAACTAACTTAATGAAAATTCAAGTGATTGGTACACAATTAGCTAAAGGTGAAGGTGTCGGACAAGATCACTTTATCGGTAAAGCAATCATCGCTGAAGATGCTGCAACTGCGAATGAGGCAGCTACTATCGGTTCTGTATTAGTTACTCGCTTAACAGATAAAGATTTTGCTCCAGCATTAGAAAAAGTAGGCGCAATCGTAACTGAAGAGGGTGGCATTACATCTCACGCAGCAGTTATCGGCTTAGAGCGTGGTATTCCAGTAATCGTTTCAGCAAAAGGTGCATTATCAGCAATTGAAAATGGTGAATTAATTACTGTTGATGCTCGTCGTGGTTTAGTATACCGTGGTGCAACAATTAGCATTTAA